From the Telopea speciosissima isolate NSW1024214 ecotype Mountain lineage chromosome 9, Tspe_v1, whole genome shotgun sequence genome, the window TTCCCAATTGTTTTGTATATATTTCTATAGATTGCTCTCTTTGGCATAGTTTATATTATGTTAATGACCTATTTATGAATGATCAATTATGATAATAGGTTATGGGCTATAAACAATAATCATTTGGTTACtactagacataatagattatataatgaaaaataggtttggtatgctTAAGTGAAGAAATGTTCATTAATGGTTCCAACAAACGTTAACAGTTTCTGGTGATAAATCATAAAACTCTTGAGCTGTTTAAGAATTGATGCTTATATTGATTGTTTGTGtcagataaacataaatttgaactataccaaagagagccttagttACAACTACTTTTAACTTTTGCTTAACTGATATGCTTAGTGCCTAGAGGTGAGATATCCACATTACTATTTGGATGTCATTTATGTTGTATTGTGAAATAGCTTTAACTTTCTGTGGTGATCTTGAAATATGTTGCAGATCGAATACCCTGAAATCGAAGACAATTCAAAGCCACGGCACCGTTTTATGTCATCCTTTGAACAGGTATACTCTGCCCTTGGAATTCTTTCTCCCAACTAACTTGTATGCTTGGTCATCTATTAGCAACATATTTCGAAGTCTCTCCTGGAGGCAAAACAGTAATCTCATTTCCTCTCTTTTTATGGGTACATAGAGGGTACAATCCTGTGATAAAAGGTACCAGTATCTTCTGTTTGCAGCTGAGCCATACGAAATCATTGCGTTCAAGGTACAGTAATGTTAACACAATTAATGTTATCAACCTTTTTCTCTTCCAATTATTTCAAGTAACTTTCATTGTTTATGAGTGTCTATTCACTTTTCAGGTTCCTAGCACAGAGATTGACAAATCCACGCCCAAGTTCTTTTCGCATTGGGATCCTGACTCAAAAATGTTCACGGTTCGTCTTAATTCAAAAACGTTTTCAACCTTTTTCCCTTCTAACtatttatttttgaaacctGATCTCCCAGAAAATCCAACTAGCTTTTTTTATGTTATGTCAGTTTCGTAACAACTTTATCTGTTTTATAACAAGTTTATCTGACATCAAACTTGTGTACTGCACAGTTGCAACTGTATTTCAAGGTGAAGCCACCAGAAGCAAATAAGCCTCCACCTCCACCTGTTCCTGGTTCCATTGCCAATGGCACAGCAGCTCCTGGTGTTCCTCCAAGGCCCTTGCCTCCCCCACCTCAagctccacctccaccaccacaggGGCTCCCTCCTGGTGCACCCATTGCAAATCCTCCGAGAGGTCCACCACCTGCTCCTGGATCTGTACCACCGCCGCCTCCATCGACAGCAAATGGTCCTCGACCCATGCCTCCTGGTGGTACTCCTCCAGTCCCACCCCCACCTCTGGTTGGTAGTGGTACGATGGCAAACTTCACTCCAGGCACTAGGCCCCCCTCAATGATGCCTCCACAAGGTTTTCAGGGCCAGCAGATGCAAGGCCAGGGAACTCatcctccaccacctccaccccATATGGGACAACAGCTCCCTAGGCCACCAATGTCTTAACATCTCATGAATCTTCCGTGGGAGTCTTGTTGCTTAGTTTTGTTTATCTCCGAGATGAATCTGCTACAGAATCTTAATAGTTTCAGATTTACAGCGGCTGAACAATGGAAATATTTATAGTTTACCAATGAATATGGGATCTAATTAGTTAATGAGCTTTAATGTCTTGGAACATTTGAATATGGGCTCGGATATGCAATGAATACTTGCA encodes:
- the LOC122640138 gene encoding splicing factor 3A subunit 2; translated protein: MDRDWGAKPGGGGAASAQNEAIDRRERLRRLALETIDLAKDPYFMRNHLGSYECKLCLTLHNNEGNYLAHTQGKRHQTNLAKRAAREAKEAPVQPQPHKRKVSLRKTVKIGRPGYRVTKQFDPETKQRSLLFQIEYPEIEDNSKPRHRFMSSFEQRVQSCDKRYQYLLFAAEPYEIIAFKVPSTEIDKSTPKFFSHWDPDSKMFTLQLYFKVKPPEANKPPPPPVPGSIANGTAAPGVPPRPLPPPPQAPPPPPQGLPPGAPIANPPRGPPPAPGSVPPPPPSTANGPRPMPPGGTPPVPPPPLVGSGTMANFTPGTRPPSMMPPQGFQGQQMQGQGTHPPPPPPHMGQQLPRPPMS